The Plasmodium sp. gorilla clade G2 genome assembly, chromosome: 5 DNA segment tcagaagtatatgataaaataataaaataatatttttaatgcgtttattttttcttggCTCCAGATACTTTGGTTTTTTCGGTACCACGAacctattaaaaaaaaaaaaaaaaaaaaaaaaaaaatgaaaagaaatgagataaaatgaaatacaataaaatatttgaaataaGGATAGGGATGAGGTTATTTGTATGTAAGACGTAAATGAagaagtatatataaataaataaatatatatatatatatatatatatatatatatgttcacaATACATTTTTCTTAGGATGAGAAAAGTATtatgttcatatttatatttcataatatatagctatttatacaaataaaaaacaaacgAAATGTAAAAGtgttaaaaattaaaacatacatattgtatatatatatatatatatatgtgatgcTGTccctttatttatataaatatgtataaaaattataaaatagtttaccttttttcttctatttttCAATTCCTTTGCTGCTCTTCTTCCAGCTTTGGTTGTTTTCTCTATCAATCCTTCTCTAACAAGtctgtattttttttcaaattttttaacagcatcaacatttttataaattaatccGAATCCTTTAGTTCTTCCTCCACCGAATAATGTTTTAAATCCAAATAAAACTATAGTGtttac contains these protein-coding regions:
- a CDS encoding 40S ribosomal protein S24; the encoded protein is MADQFTIRVKKYMSNPLLRRKQFALEILHPNKGSVAKKEVKERLAKMYKLNNVNTIVLFGFKTLFGGGRTKGFGLIYKNVDAVKKFEKKYRLVREGLIEKTTKAGRRAAKELKNRRKKVRGTEKTKVSGAKKK